tgtcacaactttgaaagtaacttggggtcattgcccatttggaagacccatttgcaacaaaagctttaacttcctgactgatgtcttgagatgttgcttcaatatatccacataattgtcctacctcatgatgccatctattttgtgaagtgcaccagtccctcctgcagcaaaacacccgcacaacatgatgctgccacccccgtgcttcacggttgggatggtgttcttcagcttgcaagttcccccctttttcctccaaacataacgatggtcattatggccaaacagttctatttttgtttcatcagaccagaggatatttctccaaaaagtatgatctatgtgcagttgcaaaccgtagtctggcttttttatggcggttttggagccgtgCCTTCTTCAGTgcggagcggcctttcaggttatgccgatataggacttgttttactatggatatagatacttttgtacccgtttcctccagcatcttcacaaggtcttttgctgttgttctgggattgattagcacttttcgcaccaaagtacgttcacctcTAGGAATCAGAATacgtctctttcctgagcagtatgatggctgcgtggtcccatggtgtttatacttgcgtactattgtttgtacagatgaacgtggtaccttgaagcgtttggaaattgctcccaaggaagaaccagacttgtggaagtctactttttttctgaggtcttggctgatttcttttaattttcccatgatgtcaagcaaagacgcactgagtttgaaggtaggccttgaaatacatccacaggtacacatccaattgactcaaattatgtcaattatctCACTGCTTTAGATCAGAAgctcctaaagccatgacattttctgaacttttccaagatgtttaaaggcacagtcaacttagtgtatgtaaacctctgacccacttgaattgtgatacagtgaattataagtgaaataatctgtctgtcaacaattgttggaaaaattacttgtgtcatgcacaaagtagatgtcctaaccaacttgccaaaactatagtttgctaacaagaagtctgtgcagtggttgaaaaacgagttttaatgacttcaacctaagtgtatgtaaacttccgacttcaactgtatgtgagagtggattcttggccctcactagcatgaaaacaaAATAcgggcacagactgtgtgtggaaaataatttaagactgagactctctccaatacaacccaacactgcagagttatgtgcatcttTTCAAGCACACCCGTctcattattcacaattttcaatgaacaaataGTTTTATATGTaggatggctaaataaagagcaaaattattgattattattatttgattattattatttgtgccctggtcctataagagctctgtcacttcccacgagccgggttgtgacaaaaactcaatCATTCTTAAGTTataaatgtaataaatgtatcgtatagtgtgtgtgtgtggcaggcttacaacgacggcaaaaaaacaacatttgagagtgcgctgaccctggtgctagaaggGGTAcccagctggaggttgaatatttGAAgagactataaaaagtttgggagcCACTGTTCTAAGACATTCAATGGTCACAGTGACCAAACGTCAAGACTCAATAGTCCTATTGATGAGATAAATATCCAGTATTGTTAAGATATTCTGCTGATTATTCCCTATCGGAATTTGGCCTCCAAGTACCCTCTAAGGTCAGAGGTCACCATAAAGCAGGTCTTAGTAACTGAGATCTGGGCCCTTGAgccacaaaaaataaataaataaataaataggccatgggtGTCCTTAAGCAattaagacatttcaaatgtatgGTCTATTCAACCTCTAGGTCTCAGCCTTGATTGAATGTTTTGACTCAGGACAGGGAAGGATGAGACAACCAACAGATAAGGAGTATTTAGGTTTGCTCTCCCGGCTGGAGGGGGTGAGATTTTCTGCAAACCTCTTAGAGGAACATGTCCGTCTACATCTGTTAAAGTTCTATTTACATTGTTCACCTTATTTTTTTTCAATTCCTAACAGTATGTAGGTACTGTTAATAATGCTGAATATTTAGGTACCCACCCCTCCACAGGCACGTCGTCTTCATGCTGGCTGACGGACGGCTCCACGGTCAGGATGACCTTATGCACCTCCCTCAAATGGCCGAAGTACACACCCACGTAGCCAAACGCCTTCTCACAGAAGTCACAGCGAAGCGTCCGCCGCGGTCTCCCGTCAGAGTGATGCAGCTTCATGTGGGTGCTGAGGGAGCCAGAGTGAGCATAGGCCTTACGACACACAGGACACAGGTAAGGCCTGCTGTTGGTGTGGCTGTTCATATGGCTCTGGAGGTGGTGTTTGAACTGGAAGCAGCGGCTGCAGGTAGGGCAGCGGTGGAGGGGCTGGCTACTGCCCAGGTAGACCCTATGAGAAGGGCCCCCTTTCAGGTATAGCGGGGTAGAGGCTGGCTGGGACTGGGGAGGACCAGGCTCCAGGACCTCGGCAGAGAGCTGATGCCCCACGAGGAGCTCTGAATCCAGGCTGtcagaggaggtgagggagggcaGGCTGACCAGCTGGGGTACAGTCTCTATCAGCAGCATGTGGTGAGGCTTGGGTCTGATGCTGCGGTACTTCTTAGAGATGTCCACCTCCCTCTGCTGTTTAGACAGCGGGGAGGAGATGACGGCTGAGACAGAAGGCTTCTCTGGCACCCTCCTCCGAAAGAATGACAAGGACCTCTTCTTCCTCGCCTCAAAGGCCAGAATGTCCTCcattgtcttcctcttcctccccctcttcttgcCTGATGGTTTCTGGATCTGTAGCGTTCCCTGCAGCGACAGGGCGCCTGTGGTCTTGGCCTGAGGCTGGCTCTGCAGCAGGGAGTTTGGCATGTGGTTCTGACATAGGGCCTCAGCAGTCTCCGGGGTCTTGGACTGGGGATCAGAGGAATAAGGGGAGAGGTCGGGCTGGCTAGGGAAAGCCTTCTTGGGTGACATGGCATTGAGGTTGAGTTTGGAGGCGGGTATGAGGGTGCTTTTCATCATGGAGTAGGGCAGGATGGGCAGCTTGCCCTTGGGTGGGGAGGGGATGATCTGGACAGCTTTGCTGAAGATGGCTGGAGAGAGGACAGTGATGCTGCTACTAGCTGGCTGTGGATGGGGCTGTTGGGCTACAGGCTTGGGTTGGCACGGCCTGATAGCAACCTTACCGCTGCTCTCATCCTGTGATGGTTCGACCGGGGAACTTTTAGTAATGCCACCAGATGGGTAGTGGAGGTTCTGCAGCATGCTGGTGACAGGGCCGGGAGCGTGGGCAGGAGTGGACCGGTGTTCGGGGGTGGTGTCCACCACTGCTATTCGCTCCAGCGGAGAGCCAGTGTAGAGCATGGCGTTGTCTGGGAGCAGGGCTGTGAGGGCGGAGAGCTCAGAGGAGGCTGAGTCGTCGATCAGTATGACCTGTTCTGATGGCTCCTCCTTGGGCTCAGCCAATGACAACTTCTTCTTTATGGCTGCTATTGACCGATGGTCCCGGGTTGTCAATGCAACCTTGGTGGGTGTCCTCACCCCCCTGGCGCTGCCACCGGCAGTGGGCGTGGCTGATTTGACCTTCTCCGGGGTGTTCTTGGTCCTCATTGGCTGGTACCTGGGGATGGGCAGCTTCAGGTTCTTCTGGAttggctgttgctgctgctgttgttgctgcggCGACTGAGGGGATACGGAGGGCGGCAGGGCTACCAGAGAGAAGGTACCCTCCTGCCCTGCCACCTGCATCAGGGCATAGTTCTGAGCCGGGACCAGGATAGACTTGGGGCTGACAGCTGTGGAGGCTGCCTCCGGGAGGGCAGAGGGGTGCTGGCAGGACAAGATGGCGGCTGGGGAGGGAACCACCGCTGCTGGGGCCTTGGGGGCGATGCTTCTGAACTGGAGGCTCTTCATCATCTGGCCTGGCATGGAGGTCTAGACCTAGACCTGTCTCCGTCTGTCAATACAACAACAATAGTCAAGTTAGCGAAGTATGCCCCAACGTAGCATTTTTGGTCACAGTCCCCAATCATTATGTTCTCAACAGGAGGGTTGACCTTCGTGTTGTTAATGGGGTCGTTACACAGCGGTTCATAGTCTAGATGAGACACAGGCTgcaatcccaaatggcaccctattccctatatggcccactacgtttgaccaggttccatagggctctggtcaaaagtagtgcactatttagggactagggtgccattgggataaATCCTGAgttgagaaacagacagaggtaGGCAGACGTTGTCACGAACACAAACATGTCTAAGGCTACCACAATAACTAGTATCATATGGTTCCACCTGCACActgaccccccccacccacacacacacacacacaatctacccCCAGGAACAGATGGAGTGCCCCCTTTGATTTGGGCCCAGCATGCAGCCTGGTTACCATTGTGGCTCGGCGGGGTGCACCCTATACCTCCCACCACCCTAACTGTAGCCCCCCATACTTCCTGGACGGATCAGTCAGTAGAGTGTGAAAGCTGCCCTAGGGCAAGACCGGCAGGAGCTTTACCACCACATTAAGAGGGgttactctctctgtgtgtgtgtgtgtgtgtgtgtgtgtgatattcaCTCCTCATTTTCTCCTGACCAGCATTAGTAAGGCCCTGGCTGTGGGGCTAAAACAGCCTCACTGACAAAGCCCCCCCATTCTCAGACCCTAATGTCCCATACTGAGTAATGATATTTCACAGTACAACACCAGGTATTATGATTTTAAAGTAGGCTTGTAATTCTGGACATCGAAGATAAAAATCCCAAGAAAGGGTTGAACTAACTAAGTGGTGTCCAGGTAAATGGTTAATACTATTTAATAGTATTAAATAGGTTTTTGACatctgtactgtagttccatttCAGTATAACAAATATCCACATACCTGCTTAAAAAGAATTACAGCGGAATGTTTCGACTGGACATGATTGTAAACTAATGATTTTGACAGGAGTTGAATTTCCCCCCCAAAATGTATCCAACTTTCAATACCAGCCTTACCGTGGTTTAATGTGTCCAAGATCTGTGCAAGATACCAGCCACATTCAGAATAACCACCAGGCTCTAGATttaaataaaaaaggaaatatTTCACAGTATCATTTCTCCCACGTAACCTACACCCAACCATTCTATCAACTTTCAAAGGACATGGGCTGAACCAAAAGGTTGCTTTCATTTCAAAAGAGGGaaacaagaaaaaaaaaagagtCAAAGGCACATTGTTCAACACCTGGAAGTATTTCTGAGTGAGAGCAGAATATGTATACAGTGTCCACACAGCATCTTAACTCCATGCAACTGAAAATATTCCCCCTCTGTTTGGATAGTCGATTCCAATTCAACTGTGAGTTTGGCTGTTTGGCCAGGCGTTCAGTAGAGTAGTGAGGTGGGATATCAAGGATGCTCCCAGGACATGAAGGGGGTtcaaatggtgtgtgtgtgtgtgtgtgtgtgtgttcatgtgagagTGATTTTGACAGTGGCAGGCTAACCTTCCTCCCATCAACTCTGAGTTTACAGTTGAACCccaagagaaagggagggaataAAGGGAGGGAGTTTATAAAGGGGGGCACGATATAGACTCACCCCTTTACTCTcccccattccctctccctcagtctggCACAAAGCAAAGATGTCTGTTGACACCAAGCCTAACCCCCACAGAAAGGAGAGTGGGGCCTCACACCTTCCCTCCCGAAAACTCCTCATAGAACTATGAAAGCTATGCTGCCGAGACGAAGCCGAGCAACCAACCACAGGCAGCGTGTGGGCCTGCTGTCTGCTTGAATCAGACTGATGACTTCTCACAGGAAAGATTGTTCTTACTCAGTCTTGCGAACCAAAGACAACGACGAGATGGAATGGAGAATGAGGGAGAATAAAATGAGTAGATACTAACTGTTCAGTGTTCTGAGTTGATCAGAATTGATAGCAGTGTTACACCACTTCAGCTGCTGTGTTATAACTGAGGAGTAGCTGCAGCTACGCTCCTAGAGTGCAtgccaaatgacaccctatatagtgcactactttggaccagagtccCATGGCCCAGGGTTCTGGTCTAGAAGCACGGTTTTGACCATTTCTAAAGTCTTGCTTCGGTACTGCAGTTTAACTGACGTCCGGTCCAGAAAGACAATTTCCATAGACGGCCACATAGAGAAGTCAAATTAGAAAATTCCTAATAAGACACTTTAGTCATCATCTTAGTGCACAAAACATCCATTGAATTGACAATTTCCCCCCCCCATCCCTCACAGCTGAAGATAACATTTTAAATTAATCCAATGTCTACCATGTTCTTGGATGGCGTGATGACGTCGTCGCTGCTCCCTGTGCGCACTGAGTGCTGGTGCGCAAGTGAAGTCGGGCCGTGTAAACCGGATGCAACCCGGATATAGACGGTGCATATGCATATGCAAACGCAAGTAGATTACGGTGAAAACAACGATCGGACATATTGGACGCAGTCGTCAGTTCTTTTGAACCTCAGTGTTATggaccctagtcaaaagtagtgcacgatataaggaatagggtgccatttgagacgcagccCTAGTCTCCAGAGGATGTGTGTGCTGCTTTAAGAAAACCCATCAGATGACCTTCCAGACCAGGCCCAGGGCTGCCACAGGAAGTACACTgatggtacagacagacaggaggactgGAGTGGTGTTGATGAATACTATAGCCTCAGGATAACTACATCCTgttgtccagtcagtgtgtgtttaAACCACAAATTCAAGATCCAAATACAAGAtctgtctccttccatctctcctctctaccttccaTGTCTTGCTTTGCACCCTGTTCCTCGCCCCCCTTCAATAACTACCTCTCCCTCATTTCTTCTCCTCTTCTGCCTTTCTtcaggcccctccctctctctcgtatAGGGATTCTCCTCAGTGTGCGTCCCTATCTGCAGAATGAGGATGCCAaaaaccctccctcctccccccattaGCCACATGTCGACCTGCCCTGGGGGGAGGGGCCTCACTGTTGAGGTCCCCAGTGTCAATCACATTATTGCTACGCAGATGatgagaaagaaagatagagcaAGCAAGAAAGAAATGGAAAAATGTAGagaaaaacagagggagagagagagaaagatcgtGAATAGGCAGTAAATCCCTGTAACAAATCGTCCACTCTCTCAGTTCATGGTAGGGGGTATTAgtatggtggtgtagtggtgaaTTGGGGGTAGTGTAGTGGTGAATCAGGGGGTAGTGTATTGTGAATTAGGGGGTGGTGATATAGTAGTGCATTAGGTGGGTCTCCCCTGCACACCTGCGTTGGATGATAATGACATGAGCACAGCATTGAGCAGCAGCAGACAAACGCAGGGTCGGCCCAGAGGCAAGCTGGTGGGGTTAACTGGAGCGAAAAAGCAGGAGGAGTTATACCAACATGAAGCCCACCCCACAGATTTCTGACTGCTCCTCCCAACATGGGCTCATATGACAGCTTCGTTGTTGTTGTTTCTGCAGTTGTCATTCCTTTGGAGGGCATTTTGATTACGTGAGTACACATACAAGGATGAGAACAATGTTAATA
The window above is part of the Oncorhynchus masou masou isolate Uvic2021 chromosome 30, UVic_Omas_1.1, whole genome shotgun sequence genome. Proteins encoded here:
- the LOC135522626 gene encoding zinc finger protein 438-like; this translates as MPGQMMKSLQFRSIAPKAPAAVVPSPAAILSCQHPSALPEAASTAVSPKSILVPAQNYALMQVAGQEGTFSLVALPPSVSPQSPQQQQQQQQPIQKNLKLPIPRYQPMRTKNTPEKVKSATPTAGGSARGVRTPTKVALTTRDHRSIAAIKKKLSLAEPKEEPSEQVILIDDSASSELSALTALLPDNAMLYTGSPLERIAVVDTTPEHRSTPAHAPGPVTSMLQNLHYPSGGITKSSPVEPSQDESSGKVAIRPCQPKPVAQQPHPQPASSSITVLSPAIFSKAVQIIPSPPKGKLPILPYSMMKSTLIPASKLNLNAMSPKKAFPSQPDLSPYSSDPQSKTPETAEALCQNHMPNSLLQSQPQAKTTGALSLQGTLQIQKPSGKKRGRKRKTMEDILAFEARKKRSLSFFRRRVPEKPSVSAVISSPLSKQQREVDISKKYRSIRPKPHHMLLIETVPQLVSLPSLTSSDSLDSELLVGHQLSAEVLEPGPPQSQPASTPLYLKGGPSHRVYLGSSQPLHRCPTCSRCFQFKHHLQSHMNSHTNSRPYLCPVCRKAYAHSGSLSTHMKLHHSDGRPRRTLRCDFCEKAFGYVGVYFGHLREVHKVILTVEPSVSQHEDDVPVEGAMSSDLGDEQGQEEREDPVELQIKCSRCQAITPTFADMKLHLLYVHGEEVQVRLRDGAGGVGRSLRGGREAEDELVKHAAHYWRQLNEKRNLVRCGSCDEEFYSFSKLKCHILSHHQEGPEDGGEGEPTGPSARGGRGVLRQGLVFNCLLCSQVLDSKEEVMEHWRGHHHCKETQVLWEALGSYSGEREID